One window from the genome of Bacillus rossius redtenbacheri isolate Brsri chromosome 10, Brsri_v3, whole genome shotgun sequence encodes:
- the LOC134535792 gene encoding uncharacterized protein LOC134535792: MLKKSNPIGKNRGYSWRYHLQNGIDRKDVCKAFVLKVLQVSESRMKTVLRACSSGNPVFKENRGKHTEHPNKLSRDVWTKVEEHWAKFPSKQSHYSRGHTERKYFENPDLNVKKMFIAFQQYYFDSTGKTLTMKYSTYHRYFRENSPYCFKQPRTDVCDFCTESKTLLDINPNDPRKTTYRLHLAKVEKYKTLKQEYLAKVKGNTMQDDTLVIEFDYGQNLPIPKLNVASQFYKRLLWLNVFNVHCHNDSASTFYCFPECDAKKNANSVCSFVYHFNCEKMKSYKNIKNIIFLSDAAGGQNKNITVLRFCSWLSQITKVKVTHMFPVRGHSYCQCDRNFGLYGTLLKRLESIETVEDYLTIIKSARNSPSPFQVLMAAHLVEDWSTALEPLFHKVPKSKRSKFSIQKYVILTFPTAGALAVSASYNAIFEPFIFSVGFGMKSKEELYLKKPARPGLKESKKNDVLSLLKFLKPENAESLKGLLEYTTVPEEDIGSESEKSGESENDV; this comes from the exons atgttaaaGAAGAGTAATCCCATTGGAAAGAACAGAGGGTATTCATGGCGGTATCACCTACAAAATGGCATTGATAGGAAAGATGTCTGCAAAGCTTTTGTTCTTAAAGTGCTACAGGTGTCCGAATCACGAATGAAAACTGTTCTACGTGCTTGTTCTTCAG GGAATCCGGTATTTAAGGAAAATAGAGGAAAGCATACTGAACATCCAAACAAATTATCTCGTGATGTGTGGACTAAAGTAGAAGAACATTGGGCCAAATTTCCAAGCAAGCAATCACATTATAGCAGGGGCCACACAGAACGCAAGTATTTTGAGAATCCTGATTTAAATGTGaagaaaatgttcattgccttCCAGCAATACTATTTTGATAGTACAGGTAAGACACTTACTATGAAATACTCCACATATCACAGATACTTCAGAGAAAATAgtccatattgttttaaacaGCCAAGGACCGACGTGTGTGACTTTTGTACTGAATCTAAAACTCTGTTGGATATTAATCCGAATGATCCGCGTAAAACCACATATAGGTTACATTTAGCCAAGGTTGAAAAATACAAAACCTTAAAACAAGAGTACTTAGCAAAAGTAAAAGGCAATACAATGCAAGATGACACATTAGTAATAGAGTTTGACTATGGACAAAATCTACCAATCCCTAAACTTAATGTTGCATCCCAATTCTACAAAAGGTTATTGTGGTTGAATGTGTTCAACGTTCACTGCCATAATGATTCAGCCAGTACCTTTTATTGTTTTCCAGAGTGTGACGCAAAGAAAAATGCCAACTCAGTTTGTAGCTTTGTCTACCACTTCAACTGTGAAAAAATGAaatcttacaaaaatattaagaatataatatttttatcggATGCTGCAGGAGGccagaataaaaatattactgttttgAGATTTTGTTCTTGGTTGTCCCAAATAACCAAAGTGAAAGTAACTCACATGTTTCCTGTACGCGGACACTCGTATTGCCAGTGCGATCGGAATTTTGGACTTTATGGCACACTTTTAAAGAGACTGGAAAGTATTGAAACAGTAGAGGATTATCTAACGATCATAAAGTCTGCTCGAAATAGCCCGTCACCTTTTCAGGTTCTCATGGCTGCTCATCTTGTTGAAGACTGGTCGACAGCGTTAGAGCCTTTGTTTCACAAAGTTCCGAAATCAAAACGTAGCAAATTTTCAATACAGAAATATGTGATCCTTACCTTTCCTACTGCAGGGGCACTGGCAGTATCGGCTTCCTACAATGCTATTTTTGAGCCGTTCATTTTCTCAGTCGGTTTTGGTATGAAGTCAAAAGAAGAGCTTTACCTCAAAAAACCGGCCCGCCCTGGTTTGAAGGAGTCCAAgaaaaatgatgttctttctctctTGAAATTCTTGAAACCAGAAAATGCTGAAAGCCTCAAAGGTCTACTAGAGTACACGACTGTGCCGGAAGAAGACATAGGAAGTGAAAGTGAAAAAAGTGGTGAAAGTGAGAATGATGTTTGA